A stretch of Microbacterium sp. 4R-513 DNA encodes these proteins:
- a CDS encoding GAF and ANTAR domain-containing protein → MRSREDHLLHTVASLADSLVADFHVVDLLQLLVEECTALFDASAAGILLQGSTGELEVIASTNERSEFIGLMQLQFGEGPCVEAVTSGEVVSVPDLSQVADRWPAFAAAARQSGFASLHAIPMRLRDATIGSLNLFRDRVGELNRPDAIAARALTDIATISILQQRLVEESSIAQAQLQRALDSRVIIEQAKGYLAQSRGLDMDAAFQRIRSHARSTQTRLTDVAAAIVAGDLTL, encoded by the coding sequence ATGAGGTCGCGGGAGGATCACCTGCTCCACACGGTCGCCTCGCTGGCCGACTCCCTCGTCGCGGACTTCCACGTCGTCGACCTGCTGCAGCTCCTGGTGGAGGAGTGCACCGCGCTCTTCGACGCCTCCGCCGCCGGCATCCTGCTGCAGGGCTCCACGGGAGAGCTCGAGGTGATCGCCTCCACGAACGAGCGCAGCGAGTTCATCGGTCTGATGCAGCTCCAGTTCGGCGAGGGGCCTTGCGTCGAGGCCGTGACGAGCGGTGAGGTCGTCTCCGTCCCAGACCTGTCGCAGGTAGCCGATCGGTGGCCGGCCTTTGCCGCCGCGGCGCGTCAGTCCGGCTTCGCGTCCCTCCACGCGATCCCGATGCGACTGCGCGACGCGACGATCGGGTCGCTCAATCTGTTCCGCGACCGGGTGGGCGAACTCAACCGCCCGGATGCGATCGCGGCCCGTGCTCTCACCGACATCGCGACCATCAGCATCCTTCAGCAGCGCCTCGTCGAGGAGTCGAGCATCGCCCAGGCGCAGCTGCAGCGCGCGCTCGACAGCCGCGTCATCATCGAGCAGGCCAAAGGGTACCTCGCTCAGAGCCGCGGGCTCGACATGGATGCCGCGTTCCAGCGGATCCGCTCGCACGCCCGTTCGACGCAGACGCGGCTCACCGACGTCGCCGCTGCCATCGTGGCGGGCGACCTCACGCTCTGA